In the Flavobacterium sp. 90 genome, GGCAATGCATCTGACGGTTTCAAAGTACCATTTGTAATCAACGAAATAAAAGTATTGCACACTTGTATGTAAAGTGTTACTGACGATTCACGATCAACTATAATTAAGGTTTTATATGGTAGCATCTGGGCTGTGGTTTTTATATAAATTGGTCTGTAAAGTTACCCAACATCTTTATACATTTACATAAAAATTTAATCCAAATGAAAAATATAACAATACCACAAGCAGGTTTAATTCTAAGAATTGTTTTAGGAATCACAATGTTATCAGCCGTTGCAGATCGTTTTGGACTTTGGGGCGCGCCCGGAGATCCTGGTGTTGCCTGGGGAAACTGGGATAATTTTATTGCTTATACACAAACACTAAACTCTTTTGCCAGTAAATCTGTAGCCGGAATATTAGGTGCTTTGGCTACCTTTTTTGAGATTCTGTTTGGTTTATTCTTAATCATCGGTTTCAAAACCAGAATCGTAGCTTTTGGAACTTCCGGATTAATGTTGCTTTTTGCGCTTAGTATGGCGATTTCGGTTTCGATAAAAGCACCATTTGATTATTCAGTTTTAACAAGTTCTGCCGCGGCATTACTGCTTTCAACTATCGAAAGAACTTCTTTTGCTTTTGATAATAAATTTAGAAAAATATAAAACAAAAAAATACTTCTGAAAAATCCCTCAAGAATCAATTCTTCAGGGATTTTTTTATTTCATATAGCTACCCATAAAAATATGATATTAAGATATTTACAAAATAAATTATCCAAAAAAACGTACTTAATCTAATATTATTTTGATAATTTTAACAGTAAATTCTGAGGCACTCAATCTGCCATTTGAATCTTTTTACAAAATATCCTTTATTTCTCCCTAAACATAAGCCAATAAATTAAAAATTTTAGATTTATGAAAAGAACTATTTTGATTAAAAAAATTTTTTTAGCCTTCCTTTTTATTTTCTTCTGCCAAAAAATATCGGCGCAGGCAACACCTTTAAGTAAAGCAAAACCAATAGCCGGAAAAGAAAACTGGCAATCCGCAATTCCAAATCCTGAACAGGATAAAATAGCCACCGATAAACTGGCTGCACTTAAAAAGAAAACTGGAAAAAAGCCCAATATAGTTTGGTTTCTAATTGATGATATGGGTTTTGGAGATCCCGGATTTAATGGCGGCGGAGCTTCAATTG is a window encoding:
- a CDS encoding DoxX family protein, producing MKNITIPQAGLILRIVLGITMLSAVADRFGLWGAPGDPGVAWGNWDNFIAYTQTLNSFASKSVAGILGALATFFEILFGLFLIIGFKTRIVAFGTSGLMLLFALSMAISVSIKAPFDYSVLTSSAAALLLSTIERTSFAFDNKFRKI